The Senegalia massiliensis genome has a segment encoding these proteins:
- a CDS encoding phosphatidylglycerophosphatase A family protein, with product MKKKYDAEELYRLTVNNMEERGVNIKDIAELAMFLQKKYKKDLTLEYCIENVERVLRKREVMHAILTGLALDELAEKKQLPYPLQEIIETDEGLYGIDEIIPLSIVNIYGTIGLTNYGYLDKEKVGIIKELDNKEKHSERVHTFMDDLVSAVAAAAASRIAHSTE from the coding sequence ATGAAGAAAAAGTACGATGCGGAAGAGCTATACAGATTAACTGTAAACAATATGGAAGAAAGAGGAGTTAATATAAAAGATATAGCAGAATTAGCTATGTTTCTACAAAAGAAATATAAAAAGGATTTAACTCTTGAATATTGTATAGAAAATGTTGAAAGAGTATTACGCAAAAGAGAAGTTATGCATGCAATACTTACAGGATTAGCATTAGATGAGTTAGCAGAAAAGAAGCAACTACCATATCCACTTCAAGAAATTATAGAGACTGATGAAGGACTATATGGAATAGATGAAATAATACCTTTATCTATAGTAAATATATATGGAACTATTGGATTAACAAATTATGGATATTTAGACAAAGAAAAAGTAGGTATTATAAAAGAACTAGATAATAAAGAAAAACATAGTGAAAGAGTTCATACATTTATGGATGATTTAGTTTCAGCTGTTGCTGCAGCTGCAGCAAGTAGAATAGCTCATTCAACTGAATAA
- a CDS encoding bacteriohemerythrin has protein sequence MFKWKENFSCNIEEIDKQHQKLFQIGNDIYKLVTSKDDRDHYDEIMAIIRELEEYTVYHFNYEEELMSKYGYNELEEHKNQHTLFVDKIKEIQTEDIDLRQKKVAMDTLMFVADWIENHILKSDHKYNEFLNDKGVY, from the coding sequence ATGTTTAAATGGAAAGAAAATTTTAGTTGTAATATAGAAGAAATAGATAAACAACATCAAAAATTATTTCAAATAGGAAACGATATATATAAATTGGTAACTTCTAAGGATGATAGAGATCATTATGATGAAATAATGGCTATAATTAGAGAATTAGAAGAATATACTGTTTATCATTTTAACTATGAAGAAGAACTTATGTCTAAATATGGATATAATGAATTAGAAGAGCATAAAAATCAACATACTTTATTTGTTGATAAAATAAAAGAAATACAAACTGAAGATATTGATTTAAGACAAAAAAAGGTTGCAATGGATACATTAATGTTTGTAGCTGATTGGATAGAAAATCATATATTAAAATCAGATCACAAATATAATGAATTTTTAAATGACAAAGGTGTATATTAG
- the htpG gene encoding molecular chaperone HtpG yields the protein MEKREFKAESKRLLDLMINSIYTHKEIFLRELISNSSDAIDKIYYKALTDDNIKFNQEDYYIKITPDKENRILTVYDTGIGMTKEELEDNLGTIARSGSFDFKKMNQLKDGYDIIGQFGVGFYSAFMVADTITVITKALGSDTGYKWVSEGAEGYTIEPFDKKEIGTEIIIKLKENTEDENYDEYLEEYKIQNIIKKYSDFVRYPIKMDVTKYKQKEDNEEESEEYIEEETINSMVPIWKKNKSQLTDEDYEKFYKDKHYGFDKPVKHIHIKVEGTIRYNAILYIPENIPFDYYTKEYEKGLELYSNGVLIMDKCSELLPDYFSFVKGMVDSEDLSLNISREMLQHDRQLKFIAKNLKKKIKSELLKLLNNDREKYEKFYDSFGRQLKYGVYSDFGQNKELLQDLLMFHSSKEKKLVTLDEYVERMPEDQKYIYYATGDSVEKIEKLPQTELVLDKGYEILYFTEDVDEFAIKMIMNYKEKEFKSVSSGDLGIETEEDKNKDESKEENNKLFEDMKKVLSNKVKEVRASKRLKNHPVCLANEGEVSIEMEKVLKSMPNNQNIEADKILEINTNHTVFKALKDAYENGNKEKLDLYTNLLYNQALLIEGLPIEDPVEFSNNMSKVMS from the coding sequence ATGGAAAAAAGAGAATTTAAGGCAGAATCTAAAAGATTATTAGATTTAATGATTAACTCAATTTATACTCATAAGGAAATTTTTTTAAGAGAACTTATTTCTAATTCTAGTGATGCTATAGATAAAATCTATTATAAAGCATTAACTGACGATAATATAAAGTTTAATCAAGAAGATTATTATATTAAAATTACTCCAGATAAGGAAAATAGAATATTAACTGTATATGATACTGGAATAGGTATGACTAAAGAAGAATTAGAAGATAACCTAGGAACTATTGCTAGAAGTGGTTCTTTTGATTTCAAAAAAATGAATCAATTAAAAGATGGTTATGATATAATTGGACAATTTGGTGTAGGTTTTTACTCAGCTTTTATGGTAGCTGATACTATTACTGTGATAACTAAAGCATTAGGTAGTGATACAGGATATAAATGGGTATCTGAAGGAGCAGAAGGATATACTATAGAACCTTTCGATAAAAAAGAAATAGGAACAGAAATCATAATAAAATTAAAAGAAAATACTGAAGATGAAAATTATGATGAGTACTTAGAAGAATATAAAATTCAAAATATAATTAAGAAGTATTCTGATTTTGTAAGATATCCTATAAAAATGGATGTAACTAAATATAAACAAAAAGAAGATAATGAGGAAGAATCTGAAGAATATATAGAAGAAGAAACTATAAATAGTATGGTTCCAATATGGAAAAAGAACAAAAGTCAGCTTACAGATGAAGATTATGAAAAATTCTATAAAGATAAACATTACGGATTTGATAAACCAGTTAAACATATTCATATTAAAGTTGAAGGTACTATAAGATATAATGCAATATTATATATACCAGAAAATATACCTTTTGATTATTATACTAAAGAATATGAAAAAGGTTTAGAACTATATTCTAATGGTGTATTAATCATGGATAAGTGTAGTGAATTATTACCTGATTATTTTAGTTTTGTTAAAGGAATGGTAGATTCAGAAGATTTATCTTTAAATATTTCTCGTGAAATGCTTCAACATGATAGACAACTTAAATTTATAGCTAAAAATCTTAAAAAGAAAATAAAAAGTGAACTTTTAAAACTATTAAATAATGATAGAGAAAAATATGAAAAATTCTATGATTCTTTTGGTAGACAGTTAAAATATGGAGTATACAGTGACTTTGGTCAGAATAAAGAATTGTTACAAGATTTATTAATGTTCCATTCTTCAAAAGAGAAAAAATTAGTAACTTTAGATGAATATGTTGAAAGAATGCCAGAAGATCAAAAATATATTTATTATGCTACAGGTGATTCTGTAGAAAAAATAGAAAAATTACCTCAAACTGAATTAGTATTAGATAAAGGATATGAAATATTATACTTTACTGAAGATGTAGATGAATTTGCTATAAAAATGATAATGAATTATAAAGAAAAAGAATTCAAATCTGTATCTAGTGGTGATTTAGGAATAGAAACAGAAGAAGATAAAAATAAAGATGAATCTAAAGAAGAAAACAATAAATTATTTGAAGATATGAAAAAAGTATTATCAAATAAAGTAAAAGAAGTTAGAGCATCAAAGAGACTTAAGAATCATCCAGTATGTCTTGCAAATGAAGGTGAAGTTTCAATAGAGATGGAAAAAGTATTGAAGTCAATGCCTAACAATCAAAATATAGAGGCTGATAAAATTTTAGAAATTAATACTAATCATACTGTATTTAAAGCGTTAAAAGATGCATATGAAAATGGTAATAAAGAAAAATTAGACCTTTATACAAATTTATTATATAATCAAGCTCTTTTAATTGAAGGTTTACCTATAGAGGATCCAGTAGAATTTTCTAACAACATGAGTAAAGTAATGAGCTAA
- a CDS encoding restriction endonuclease subunit S, with protein MDNFITLYNYLQSDYLTKQTKGHNSPSVRNSDFERVLMPLPPLQEQKEILRILYNLLKKESEIKELTELEDEIELIKKSILAKAFRGQLVTNYPKEESAIELLKKVLKEKVKK; from the coding sequence ATTGATAATTTTATCACATTATATAATTATCTACAATCTGATTACTTAACAAAACAAACGAAAGGGCATAATTCTCCATCAGTTAGGAATTCAGATTTTGAAAGAGTATTAATGCCCCTTCCCCCTCTACAAGAACAAAAAGAAATATTACGAATCCTATACAATCTACTTAAAAAAGAATCAGAAATAAAAGAATTAACTGAACTTGAAGATGAAATTGAACTAATTAAAAAATCAATACTAGCTAAAGCATTTAGAGGTCAGCTTGTCACCAATTATCCTAAAGAAGAAAGTGCTATAGAATTACTTAAAAAAGTATTAAAAGAAAAAGTTAAGAAGTAG
- a CDS encoding Crp/Fnr family transcriptional regulator: protein MEKINQEESNCIDKVPVFNNLTYDEMSEIAMITSHREYQKYETIYLAGEESQRLYVVNSGKVKITRISESGKEQIIRVLEPGDFMGELSLFVPSPLESNAQTLEKTSVCIIEGNKLNQIIKKHPDIAIKILEEISTRLNDAENLIESLGLQDVEQRVANILLELSEGNNKINLKITKRDLASYIGVSRETLSRRLTDLQNKGIIEQEGQRKICILHREKLEDIAKLKV from the coding sequence ATGGAAAAGATTAATCAGGAAGAAAGTAATTGTATAGATAAAGTACCTGTATTCAATAATCTAACCTATGATGAGATGTCTGAAATAGCTATGATAACCAGTCATAGGGAATATCAAAAATATGAAACCATATATCTAGCAGGTGAAGAGTCTCAAAGACTCTATGTTGTAAATAGTGGTAAAGTAAAGATTACTAGAATATCTGAATCAGGTAAGGAACAGATAATTAGAGTTTTAGAACCAGGAGATTTTATGGGAGAACTTTCTTTATTCGTTCCTTCTCCCTTAGAAAGTAATGCACAAACATTAGAAAAGACCAGTGTATGTATTATAGAAGGGAATAAATTAAATCAAATAATAAAAAAACATCCTGATATAGCTATAAAAATACTAGAAGAGATAAGTACAAGACTTAATGATGCAGAAAATTTAATAGAATCTCTAGGACTACAAGATGTAGAACAAAGGGTAGCCAATATTTTATTAGAGTTATCAGAAGGTAACAATAAAATAAACTTAAAAATAACTAAAAGGGACTTAGCATCTTATATAGGAGTCAGTAGAGAAACACTGAGTAGAAGACTTACAGATCTTCAAAACAAAGGGATAATAGAACAAGAAGGACAGAGGAAGATTTGCATATTGCATAGAGAAAAATTAGAAGATATAGCAAAATTAAAAGTATAG
- a CDS encoding heavy metal translocating P-type ATPase: MKITKSQRVLISGIAIVLSLILDRIVNSSLIPDILMIFAAFLSGYPIGLNAIRALKYKILGIDALVTLAVIGALIIGEYWEAGAVTFLFMLGNYLESKTLDKTRSAIKSLLDLAPNVAKVIRNGQEIEIDPNEVMEKDIVIVRSGEKIPVDGVVVEGNSHVNQASITGESMPVNKKKEDEAYSGTIIESGYLKIEAQKVGDDTTFARILEMVEEAQDKKAKTQKFLEVFSRYYTPAIMILAIIVYIITKDIRLSLTLLVIACPGALVISTPVSIVAGIGNGAKNGILIKGGEIIEKLGKTKVIAFDKTGTLTEGKPKVIKIKSFGISEKELLKLAAKGEMYSEHPLGKSIIEKYDEIIGGKLMAPEYTDIITGHGLKAKIEGKEVLIGNRKLIDLNGINISEDIEDYIIEEEEKGQTAVIIGDKENILGVISIADTIKEGAKDLIDKLKKQGIKNLIMLTGDNERVANWVANKLGLDGYYAELLPEDKVKILKDLQAESGITLMVGDGVNDAPALASADLGIAVGGVGKDVAMETADVVLMADKLDKLSYALGLSKSTVKNIKQNIYFSIAVVTLLLIGVLVGTVFLSLGMLVHELSVLLVIINAIRLLKYREK; this comes from the coding sequence ATGAAAATTACAAAGAGCCAAAGGGTTTTAATATCTGGGATAGCTATAGTATTATCATTAATTTTAGATAGAATAGTAAACTCATCATTAATACCAGATATTCTAATGATTTTTGCTGCCTTTCTCTCAGGATACCCTATAGGATTAAATGCCATAAGAGCATTGAAATACAAAATTTTAGGAATTGATGCTCTAGTAACTCTTGCAGTTATTGGAGCATTAATAATAGGGGAATACTGGGAAGCTGGAGCAGTTACATTCTTATTTATGCTAGGAAACTATTTAGAATCAAAAACATTAGATAAAACTAGATCAGCAATTAAGTCATTGCTTGATTTAGCACCAAATGTGGCTAAGGTTATAAGAAATGGACAAGAAATAGAGATAGATCCTAATGAAGTTATGGAAAAAGATATAGTGATAGTTCGTTCTGGAGAAAAGATTCCAGTGGATGGAGTAGTTGTAGAAGGAAACTCACATGTGAATCAAGCTTCTATAACAGGGGAATCAATGCCTGTAAATAAGAAAAAGGAAGATGAGGCATATTCAGGAACAATTATAGAATCAGGATACTTAAAGATAGAAGCACAAAAAGTTGGTGATGATACAACTTTTGCAAGAATTTTAGAAATGGTAGAGGAAGCACAAGATAAAAAAGCAAAAACACAGAAGTTTCTAGAGGTATTTTCTAGATATTATACACCAGCTATAATGATATTAGCAATAATAGTTTATATAATAACAAAGGATATAAGGTTATCACTAACGCTTCTAGTAATAGCTTGTCCAGGAGCCCTAGTAATATCCACACCAGTATCAATAGTAGCAGGAATAGGTAATGGAGCTAAGAATGGAATATTAATAAAAGGTGGAGAAATAATAGAGAAACTAGGGAAGACAAAGGTTATAGCCTTTGATAAAACTGGAACTCTGACAGAGGGAAAGCCTAAGGTGATAAAGATTAAATCCTTTGGAATTAGTGAAAAAGAATTGCTAAAATTAGCAGCAAAAGGGGAAATGTATTCAGAACATCCTCTTGGAAAGTCAATAATAGAAAAATATGATGAGATAATAGGTGGAAAACTTATGGCTCCTGAATATACTGATATAATAACTGGCCATGGGTTAAAGGCTAAAATAGAGGGTAAAGAGGTATTGATAGGAAATAGAAAATTAATAGATCTAAATGGAATAAATATATCAGAAGATATAGAAGATTATATTATAGAAGAGGAAGAAAAAGGACAAACTGCAGTAATAATAGGAGATAAGGAAAATATACTAGGAGTTATATCCATAGCGGATACTATAAAAGAAGGGGCTAAGGATCTTATAGATAAACTTAAGAAACAAGGTATTAAAAATTTAATTATGCTAACAGGTGATAATGAAAGAGTAGCTAATTGGGTAGCAAATAAATTAGGTTTAGATGGCTATTATGCTGAATTACTTCCAGAGGATAAAGTAAAAATATTAAAAGACTTACAAGCAGAATCTGGAATTACATTAATGGTAGGAGATGGAGTAAATGATGCTCCAGCATTGGCATCAGCAGATTTAGGAATAGCTGTAGGAGGAGTAGGAAAAGATGTTGCTATGGAGACAGCAGATGTAGTTTTAATGGCAGATAAGTTAGACAAATTATCCTATGCTCTAGGACTAAGTAAATCAACTGTAAAGAATATAAAACAAAATATCTATTTTTCAATAGCAGTAGTAACATTATTATTAATAGGAGTATTAGTAGGAACAGTATTCCTATCTTTAGGAATGTTAGTTCATGAGTTAAGTGTATTACTAGTAATAATAAATGCAATTAGACTATTAAAATATAGAGAAAAATAA
- a CDS encoding heavy-metal-associated domain-containing protein, producing MTNKTFKLETLTCPSCVIKIEKGVKSTFGVENVEVLFNASKVKVTFDENSTDENEIKGVIKDLGFDVLGIK from the coding sequence ATGACAAATAAAACATTTAAATTAGAGACATTAACATGTCCAAGTTGTGTAATAAAAATAGAAAAAGGAGTTAAAAGTACATTTGGAGTAGAAAATGTGGAAGTGTTATTTAATGCAAGTAAAGTAAAAGTAACATTTGATGAAAATTCAACTGATGAAAATGAAATAAAAGGAGTAATTAAAGATTTAGGATTCGATGTATTAGGAATTAAATAA
- a CDS encoding DUF2935 domain-containing protein, with amino-acid sequence MQFCYGDKNHVRILEEAEFWKRQEAEHTVVIRELASNLEEEFQEKLKAEYESLSSIEATIAQYIERLARINYIITPGLEDQIIDLIEFTLCQSENFVALLSNMMKESSAIKDNVVVSVVISHIIRESQYYIGIAKAYLTYVNYR; translated from the coding sequence ATGCAATTTTGTTATGGAGATAAGAATCACGTAAGAATTTTAGAAGAAGCTGAGTTCTGGAAGAGACAAGAAGCTGAACATACAGTAGTTATAAGAGAATTAGCTAGTAATTTAGAAGAGGAATTTCAAGAGAAGTTAAAGGCAGAATATGAATCTCTAAGTTCAATAGAAGCTACTATTGCCCAATACATTGAAAGATTAGCTAGAATAAATTATATAATAACTCCTGGATTAGAGGATCAAATCATAGATTTGATTGAATTTACTTTATGTCAAAGTGAAAACTTTGTAGCTCTTTTAAGTAATATGATGAAGGAAAGTTCTGCAATTAAGGATAATGTGGTAGTAAGTGTAGTAATTAGTCATATAATTAGAGAATCACAATATTATATTGGTATTGCTAAGGCTTATCTTACTTATGTAAATTATAGATAA
- a CDS encoding flavodoxin family protein, with product MKVLGIIGSPRKNGNTDILVDSVLQGVKEKGFEVEKIYLSDLDFKGCIACEGCRKTCKCVLKDDLEDVYVKSEESDGIVLGSPTYFYNVTWLTKKFLDRLYAYEVFDETDRSVWLSPNEVNGSKYAVTVSICEQETIENMGFTSDAMNLTLQSVGWRTVESIKALYLYERGEAEAEYELKERSKKAGVKLTKTIILADKTRSI from the coding sequence ATGAAAGTTTTAGGTATAATAGGAAGTCCTAGAAAAAACGGAAATACTGATATATTAGTTGATTCCGTTTTACAAGGAGTAAAAGAAAAAGGATTTGAAGTTGAAAAAATATATTTATCAGATTTAGATTTTAAGGGATGTATTGCTTGTGAAGGATGTAGAAAAACTTGTAAATGTGTACTTAAAGATGATTTAGAAGATGTGTATGTTAAATCAGAAGAATCAGATGGTATTGTACTTGGATCTCCAACATATTTTTATAATGTTACATGGTTAACTAAAAAATTTCTAGATAGATTATATGCATATGAGGTTTTTGACGAAACAGATCGTTCAGTATGGCTAAGTCCAAATGAAGTAAATGGTAGCAAATATGCAGTGACAGTATCTATTTGTGAGCAAGAAACAATAGAAAATATGGGTTTCACTTCAGATGCAATGAATTTAACTCTTCAATCCGTGGGATGGAGAACAGTTGAAAGTATCAAAGCACTTTATTTATATGAACGTGGAGAGGCAGAAGCAGAGTATGAACTAAAGGAAAGATCAAAAAAAGCTGGAGTTAAACTGACCAAGACAATAATTTTAGCTGATAAAACAAGAAGTATATAG
- a CDS encoding M20/M25/M40 family metallo-hydrolase — protein sequence MNYKKIEEILLDMVNIKSDTGTKLEKDIEKYIYKYISTFEYFKNNKNHYGRFDVNDEFERKVIWALVKGIGEETIVLLHHHDVVDSLDYGKFKKYAYSPKELKKQYKTLEFSQEIKEDLNSNKWYFGRGTADMKAGAAIQLEILKHYSEKINFNGNILLLSVPDEENLSIGMRKSIGLLNKLKDKFNLKYELLINSEPHTRKEKEVGTIYDGSVGKIMPIVYVKGFKSHIGEIFSGFNPLLILSKIAINIETNMDFSDSDLGEVSPPPTWIYLRDFKKNYDVSVPEAAGGYFSILPLKQTPKEILNKIKHICEITFKESINILNNNYKIYSKDNAILSWNPKVKFFNEIYKEAKVNGKEEFEKEYKELIKKLKEDIKKGKINIPNSNFILIKKVLEYTRSNDPIVVIGISPPYYPPVSNENLDVNKKISNIKEIINKKSKEFGESYDLKRYFMGISDLSYTSLIKGEEVVPYIEENTPIWNHIYEIDFENLKQLRIPVINIGPWGKDLHKMTERVYMTDVVNNTPKLIMEVVDKVLSF from the coding sequence ATGAATTATAAAAAAATAGAAGAAATATTATTAGACATGGTTAATATAAAAAGTGATACTGGAACAAAGTTAGAAAAAGATATTGAAAAATATATTTATAAATATATTTCTACATTTGAGTATTTTAAGAACAATAAAAATCACTATGGAAGATTTGATGTAAATGATGAGTTTGAAAGAAAAGTAATATGGGCTTTAGTAAAAGGGATTGGTGAAGAAACTATAGTTTTACTACATCATCATGATGTAGTTGATAGTCTTGACTATGGAAAATTTAAAAAGTATGCTTATTCACCAAAAGAATTAAAGAAACAATATAAGACATTAGAATTTTCACAAGAGATAAAAGAAGATTTAAATTCTAATAAATGGTATTTTGGAAGAGGTACAGCTGATATGAAAGCTGGTGCTGCTATTCAATTAGAAATACTAAAGCATTATAGTGAAAAAATAAATTTCAATGGAAATATCTTATTATTATCTGTTCCAGATGAGGAAAATTTATCAATAGGTATGAGAAAATCTATTGGATTATTAAATAAGTTAAAAGATAAATTCAACTTAAAATATGAACTATTAATTAATTCTGAACCACATACAAGAAAAGAAAAAGAAGTAGGCACAATATATGATGGTTCTGTAGGGAAAATTATGCCTATAGTATATGTAAAAGGTTTCAAATCACATATAGGAGAAATATTTTCAGGATTTAATCCCCTTCTTATACTATCAAAAATTGCTATAAATATTGAAACTAATATGGATTTTTCTGATAGTGATTTAGGAGAAGTATCTCCTCCACCAACTTGGATATATTTAAGAGATTTCAAAAAGAATTACGATGTATCAGTTCCAGAAGCAGCAGGAGGATATTTTAGTATCTTACCCCTTAAACAAACACCAAAAGAAATATTAAACAAAATAAAACACATATGTGAAATAACTTTTAAAGAATCAATTAATATTTTAAATAATAATTATAAAATTTATAGTAAAGATAATGCAATACTTTCATGGAATCCAAAAGTTAAATTTTTTAATGAAATATATAAAGAAGCAAAAGTAAATGGAAAAGAAGAATTTGAAAAAGAGTATAAAGAATTAATAAAAAAATTAAAAGAGGATATTAAAAAAGGAAAAATAAATATTCCAAATTCAAACTTTATATTAATAAAAAAGGTATTAGAATATACAAGAAGTAATGATCCTATTGTAGTAATAGGAATATCTCCACCATATTATCCTCCAGTTTCTAATGAAAATTTAGATGTAAATAAAAAGATTTCAAATATAAAAGAAATAATAAATAAAAAATCAAAAGAATTTGGAGAAAGCTATGATCTTAAAAGATACTTTATGGGAATATCAGACTTAAGTTATACATCACTTATTAAAGGAGAAGAAGTAGTTCCTTATATAGAAGAAAATACTCCTATATGGAATCATATATATGAAATAGATTTTGAAAACTTGAAACAATTACGAATACCAGTAATAAATATAGGCCCCTGGGGAAAAGATTTACACAAAATGACTGAAAGAGTATATATGACAGATGTAGTAAATAATACTCCAAAGTTAATTATGGAAGTAGTAGATAAGGTTTTAAGTTTCTAG